Proteins from a genomic interval of Methanofollis formosanus:
- a CDS encoding SagB/ThcOx family dehydrogenase has product MNYLLIMLFVTIVIIVGLTVVFSALQTPEVGAPANESEAESVQLPAPRENGGRSIEEALATRRSVREYADGPLTLAELSQLLWAAQGVTDEMSGFRTAPSAGALYPLEVYVAAGEVTDLPAGVYRYLPAEHRLERVAEGDVRRDLAGAALNQSAVRDAAAVIAIAGVYERTTGKYGERGIRYVHMESGHAAQNIYLQATSLGHGAVSIGAFHDDEVGRVLGMNEDERPLYLMPVGRR; this is encoded by the coding sequence ATGAACTATCTGCTGATCATGCTTTTTGTTACGATCGTGATAATCGTCGGGTTGACGGTGGTCTTCTCCGCACTGCAGACACCGGAGGTCGGGGCGCCGGCAAACGAGAGCGAGGCGGAGAGCGTACAACTCCCGGCGCCCCGCGAGAACGGCGGACGATCGATCGAGGAGGCGCTCGCAACCCGGCGGTCGGTGCGGGAGTACGCCGACGGGCCGTTGACCCTTGCCGAACTCTCGCAACTTCTCTGGGCCGCTCAGGGAGTGACCGACGAGATGTCGGGCTTCAGGACCGCTCCGTCGGCCGGGGCGCTGTACCCGCTTGAGGTCTACGTGGCGGCCGGCGAGGTGACCGACCTGCCCGCCGGCGTCTACCGCTACCTCCCGGCAGAGCACCGACTCGAACGAGTGGCGGAGGGGGATGTCAGGCGCGACCTTGCAGGCGCGGCCCTCAACCAGTCGGCGGTCCGGGACGCCGCGGCCGTCATCGCGATCGCCGGCGTGTACGAGCGGACCACCGGGAAGTACGGGGAGCGAGGGATCCGGTACGTGCACATGGAATCAGGGCATGCGGCGCAGAACATCTACCTCCAGGCCACGTCCCTCGGACACGGGGCCGTCTCCATCGGGGCGTTCCATGACGACGAGGTCGGGCGCGTCCTCGGGATGAATGAGGACGAGCGTCCGCTCTACCTGATGCCGGTCGGAAGACGATAA
- a CDS encoding AI-2E family transporter, translating to MDRPLEFSGTLQSLAIMAALVVIVIGMRYCSYIVNLLLISLILTILTLPAMEMLRKRGLPDLAAMGVISAVAAVVLIIGVVITVRSFETLINDLPTYQADLQMRLADLLALFHDVGIDTSAFAPSSFHLADVVTFVEPYAIGLGNALMYLFFILIMTIFAVLEIPQISERLKRGLVREPGAFVGIEKMSGLMMDFVIVRTEANLIHGVLFGLSLWLMGIHSAVLWGTLTFILAFIPYIGLILAAIPAIFFAWLQYGLWGAAAVVGIVILLNAVVENPVYARIASKRFEMPPLVVILSLIVWGWILGLPGMIFAVPITLLLIILFQCSDELRWINGLLGVSGIFGEKTCKNGPE from the coding sequence ATGGACCGTCCTTTAGAATTCTCCGGCACACTGCAGTCCCTGGCCATCATGGCGGCACTCGTCGTGATCGTCATCGGAATGCGGTATTGTTCATATATCGTCAACCTCCTCCTCATATCCCTGATCCTGACCATCCTGACCCTCCCGGCAATGGAGATGCTCAGGAAACGGGGTCTGCCCGACCTCGCCGCCATGGGCGTCATCTCGGCCGTCGCCGCCGTGGTGCTGATCATCGGGGTGGTGATCACCGTCCGCTCCTTCGAGACGCTGATCAACGACCTGCCGACCTACCAGGCCGACCTGCAGATGCGTCTCGCCGACCTGCTGGCGCTCTTCCATGACGTCGGCATCGATACCTCCGCGTTCGCTCCCTCGTCCTTCCATCTCGCAGACGTCGTCACGTTCGTCGAGCCCTATGCCATCGGGCTCGGGAATGCACTCATGTACCTCTTCTTCATCCTGATCATGACGATATTCGCCGTCCTGGAGATCCCCCAGATCTCCGAACGCCTGAAGCGGGGGCTGGTGCGTGAACCAGGGGCCTTTGTCGGGATCGAGAAGATGAGCGGACTCATGATGGATTTCGTGATCGTCAGGACCGAGGCGAACCTCATCCACGGCGTCCTCTTCGGCCTCTCGCTCTGGCTGATGGGGATCCATTCGGCCGTCTTGTGGGGGACCCTCACCTTCATCCTGGCCTTCATCCCCTATATCGGCCTCATCCTCGCTGCCATCCCGGCAATCTTCTTTGCCTGGCTCCAGTACGGTCTCTGGGGGGCGGCGGCGGTCGTGGGGATCGTCATCCTCCTCAACGCCGTCGTCGAGAACCCGGTCTATGCCAGGATCGCGTCGAAGCGGTTCGAGATGCCGCCGCTCGTCGTCATCCTCTCGCTCATCGTCTGGGGCTGGATCCTGGGTCTGCCAGGCATGATCTTTGCCGTGCCGATCACGCTCCTCCTGATCATCCTGTTCCAGTGCAGCGACGAGTTGCGGTGGATCAATGGTCTGCTCGGGGTCTCCGGCATCTTCGGGGAGAAGACGTGCAAAAACGGCCCTGAGTGA
- a CDS encoding methyltransferase domain-containing protein: MGMPTIARIRLSLGMVQIAMNMLGEVDRGRKSPLSPAATEILYSAYFSRICMGDVAGMLGVSRSTATDHINHLEKEGYVRRVRSPDDRRAYYIAPTRKGEEWLLAIEGRLFAYLEEGMAQLTGEEQQEFARLCAKFTGVHDETSFSGVLQDLKRSRDRLHVPMTVVKEGRLLRLEEVADARYHADEEEQVKQMFEERIPETDDGIQDEMIVEFYEEMQKNLRDAGHLPLGGLLESGIRAGTALEIGPGPGYLGLEWLKATEETRLVGLEISQAMIASAEKNAAGYGLTARVRYQEGNALAMPFEDGVFDAVFSNGSLHEWESPERVFDEISRVLKVGGRFCITDLRRDLSPGIYRQMYDSCEPPEIRPGFESSVRAAYTREEIMDLLGRSHLTGWQVIAHPFGLVIHGKKA, encoded by the coding sequence ATGGGCATGCCCACAATCGCACGCATCCGCCTCTCGCTGGGAATGGTGCAGATCGCCATGAATATGCTCGGGGAGGTCGACCGGGGACGAAAAAGTCCCCTCTCCCCTGCTGCCACGGAGATCCTCTACTCTGCCTACTTCTCCAGGATCTGCATGGGGGATGTCGCCGGCATGCTCGGTGTCTCCCGGAGCACCGCCACCGATCACATCAACCATCTCGAAAAAGAGGGATATGTCCGCAGGGTCAGGAGCCCGGACGACCGGCGGGCCTACTATATCGCCCCCACCAGAAAAGGGGAAGAGTGGCTCCTTGCGATAGAAGGGCGTCTCTTCGCGTACCTCGAAGAGGGGATGGCGCAGCTGACAGGGGAAGAGCAGCAGGAGTTTGCCCGGCTGTGTGCGAAGTTCACCGGCGTCCATGACGAGACGTCGTTTTCAGGCGTGCTTCAGGATCTGAAACGATCCCGGGACCGCCTGCATGTGCCGATGACGGTCGTGAAAGAGGGCAGACTCCTAAGGCTTGAAGAAGTGGCCGATGCACGATATCATGCAGATGAAGAAGAACAGGTGAAACAGATGTTTGAAGAGAGAATACCGGAAACCGATGACGGCATCCAGGACGAGATGATCGTCGAATTCTATGAAGAGATGCAGAAGAACCTGAGGGACGCGGGGCACCTCCCTCTTGGGGGGCTCCTCGAATCCGGGATCAGGGCGGGTACGGCCCTCGAAATTGGACCGGGCCCAGGCTATCTCGGTCTGGAGTGGTTGAAGGCAACCGAAGAGACCAGGCTGGTCGGTCTTGAGATCAGTCAGGCAATGATCGCCTCTGCAGAAAAGAACGCCGCCGGCTACGGTCTGACGGCGAGGGTCCGATACCAGGAAGGCAACGCCCTTGCGATGCCGTTTGAAGACGGCGTCTTTGATGCGGTTTTTTCGAACGGTTCCCTCCACGAATGGGAGTCTCCGGAAAGGGTTTTTGATGAGATCTCACGGGTCTTGAAGGTGGGCGGGCGATTCTGCATCACCGACCTCAGGCGCGATCTCTCACCCGGGATCTACCGGCAGATGTACGACTCCTGCGAACCGCCGGAGATCAGGCCCGGTTTTGAGTCTTCGGTCAGGGCGGCGTATACCAGGGAGGAGATCATGGATCTGCTCGGGCGTTCGCACCTGACCGGCTGGCAGGTGATCGCCCATCCTTTCGGGCTGGTGATACACGGGAAAAAGGCGTGA
- the hcp gene encoding hydroxylamine reductase, with the protein MYCYQCEEAARGCGCTTVGVCGKDAETAGLQDVLIYLTRGIAVRNLVAMEHGVGNKEAGTFIAEALFATLTNVNFDRVRFRDYIARAIAIRDALPPAGEDEPDACTWTPANDAGIAAKADEVGVLATADEDVRSLRELLVYALKGVGAYYYHAAALGYEDDEVTAFIQRALASTLRDLTVDEMVGIVLECGGVGVQVLALLDTANTATFGTPAITAVRTAPGTRPGILVTGHDLKDLKDLLDQTEGTGVDVYTHGEMLPAHAYPMFTEYEHLIGNYGGSWPFQKEEFEAFNGPVLVTTNCLIPPKASYRDRIYTTGPVGFAGCTHIPDAADGTRDFSAVIEHARHCRPPKNLHGRVRPRDLITGCAHGAVLSIADTVVDAVKAGAIRRFIVMAGCDGRQSERSYYTEFAKALPRDTVILTAGCAKFRYNSLDLGDIGGIPRVLDAGQCNDCYSLVVIAQALAKAFDVGINDLPISYNIAWYEQKAVLVLLALLNLGVKNITLGPRLPAFVSPGVLKVLVENFGIRANTTVAEDLALMVPEH; encoded by the coding sequence ATGTATTGCTATCAGTGTGAAGAGGCCGCACGAGGGTGCGGATGCACGACTGTCGGTGTCTGCGGCAAGGACGCCGAGACCGCCGGACTTCAGGACGTCCTGATCTACCTGACCAGGGGAATCGCGGTGCGCAACCTCGTGGCGATGGAACACGGGGTGGGGAATAAAGAGGCCGGGACGTTCATCGCCGAGGCCCTCTTTGCGACCCTGACCAACGTGAACTTTGACCGGGTGCGTTTCCGCGACTATATCGCCCGTGCGATCGCGATCCGCGACGCCCTCCCGCCTGCCGGCGAGGACGAGCCCGACGCCTGCACCTGGACACCGGCAAACGACGCCGGGATCGCGGCGAAGGCAGACGAGGTGGGTGTGCTCGCGACCGCCGACGAAGACGTGCGGTCTCTGCGCGAACTCCTCGTCTACGCCCTGAAGGGCGTCGGCGCATACTACTACCACGCCGCCGCCCTCGGGTATGAGGACGACGAGGTCACGGCCTTCATCCAGAGAGCGCTTGCGTCCACCCTCCGCGACCTCACCGTCGACGAGATGGTCGGCATCGTGCTGGAGTGCGGCGGCGTGGGCGTGCAGGTGCTCGCCCTCCTCGACACCGCGAACACCGCGACCTTCGGCACCCCGGCGATCACCGCGGTCAGGACGGCGCCGGGCACGCGGCCGGGCATCCTCGTCACCGGCCACGACCTCAAAGATCTCAAGGACCTCCTCGACCAGACCGAGGGGACGGGCGTGGACGTGTACACCCATGGCGAGATGCTCCCCGCCCACGCCTACCCGATGTTCACAGAGTACGAACACCTGATCGGCAACTACGGCGGATCGTGGCCCTTCCAGAAAGAGGAGTTCGAGGCCTTCAACGGCCCGGTGCTCGTCACCACCAACTGTCTCATCCCGCCGAAGGCGTCGTACCGGGACCGCATCTACACCACCGGCCCGGTCGGGTTTGCCGGGTGCACCCACATCCCGGACGCCGCGGACGGCACCAGGGACTTCTCGGCCGTGATCGAGCACGCACGACACTGCCGGCCCCCGAAGAACCTGCACGGCAGGGTAAGGCCCCGGGATCTCATCACCGGGTGCGCCCATGGTGCGGTGCTCTCCATCGCCGACACCGTCGTCGATGCGGTGAAGGCGGGCGCGATCCGGCGGTTCATCGTCATGGCAGGCTGCGACGGGCGGCAGAGCGAGCGTTCCTACTACACCGAGTTCGCAAAGGCCCTGCCCAGGGACACCGTGATCCTGACCGCGGGCTGCGCCAAGTTCCGCTACAACAGCCTCGACCTTGGCGACATCGGCGGCATCCCCCGCGTCCTCGATGCCGGCCAGTGCAATGACTGCTACTCCCTGGTGGTGATCGCACAGGCGCTCGCGAAGGCCTTCGACGTCGGGATCAACGACCTGCCCATCTCGTACAACATCGCCTGGTACGAGCAGAAGGCGGTGCTCGTCCTCCTCGCCCTCCTCAACCTGGGCGTGAAGAACATCACCCTCGGCCCCCGCCTCCCCGCCTTCGTCTCCCCCGGCGTGCTGAAGGTGCTCGTCGAGAACTTCGGGATCAGGGCGAACACGACCGTCGCCGAAGATCTGGCGCTGATGGTGCCCGAACACTGA
- a CDS encoding RNA recognition motif domain-containing protein — protein METSKLYVGNLTYSVTEDQLEELFSQYGDVKSVRVIERKGFGFVEMGTPEEAESAKEALNETEFEGRTLRIDEARPPRPRNEYRRY, from the coding sequence ATGGAAACCAGCAAGTTGTATGTCGGAAACCTGACATATTCGGTAACTGAAGATCAGTTGGAAGAATTGTTTTCCCAGTACGGCGACGTCAAGAGCGTCCGCGTCATTGAGCGCAAGGGATTCGGATTCGTTGAGATGGGCACCCCCGAGGAAGCCGAGAGCGCCAAGGAAGCCCTGAACGAGACCGAGTTTGAAGGGCGCACGCTTCGGATCGACGAGGCCCGCCCGCCGCGCCCGCGCAACGAATACCGGAGATACTGA
- a CDS encoding winged helix-turn-helix transcriptional regulator, whose amino-acid sequence MQEGCTVNATLTYLGKKWTLLVLLELYKGTEYTRRFSELKDALPGITSKVLSARLKELEEEGLIWKQVEASTFPVKSEYGLTESGVEIIDVIREIKRWALKWKIDNIACGSQDCRDCVL is encoded by the coding sequence ATGCAGGAAGGGTGCACCGTCAACGCAACGCTCACATATCTGGGAAAGAAGTGGACGCTCCTCGTCCTCCTGGAACTCTACAAGGGCACCGAATACACCCGGCGATTTTCAGAACTCAAAGACGCACTCCCGGGCATCACCTCGAAAGTCCTCTCCGCCCGGTTGAAAGAACTCGAAGAGGAAGGACTGATCTGGAAACAGGTGGAGGCCTCCACGTTCCCGGTGAAGAGCGAGTACGGCCTGACCGAGAGCGGCGTCGAGATCATCGACGTCATCAGGGAGATCAAGCGATGGGCGCTGAAGTGGAAGATCGACAACATCGCCTGCGGGTCGCAGGACTGCCGGGACTGTGTGCTCTAG